In one window of Mastigocladopsis repens PCC 10914 DNA:
- a CDS encoding A1S_2505 family phage non-structural protein, which yields MPNNHPYKIIPNRITKLGENQIFVFGSNTEGKHGAGGALFARQHCDAQYGNPQGLQGRSWGIITKDLSKGKCSIPLPQIKYQISEVINYAAAHPELEFLFSAIGCSLAGYSATKIGGLFADIYLPPNIWLPQEFVDHLIEDKPTLRVVFIGNRRQKFKHPDIWNKTCSSIALLVNRICERAVEWKYQRVEFYSGMALGVDTAVAEIVLEQKNNPNIEVILTAAVPCTNQDAKWKEGDQLKYHQLLSQAKCIKYVSNLPYQEAGSFKCLDNRNKWMLSQLKGKPEHDAVIAIWDGQPGGTANCLNNAMRLGHRVYDK from the coding sequence ATGCCAAATAATCACCCTTACAAAATTATTCCCAATCGGATTACCAAACTAGGAGAAAATCAAATTTTCGTCTTTGGCTCCAACACTGAAGGAAAGCACGGGGCAGGTGGTGCCTTATTTGCCCGTCAGCACTGCGACGCCCAGTACGGCAACCCCCAAGGGCTTCAAGGTCGCTCCTGGGGAATTATCACCAAAGACCTGTCCAAGGGTAAATGCTCAATCCCCCTTCCCCAAATTAAATATCAAATTTCAGAAGTAATCAACTATGCAGCAGCGCACCCAGAACTGGAATTCCTCTTCTCTGCAATTGGCTGTAGCCTGGCTGGTTACTCAGCCACAAAGATAGGTGGACTGTTTGCAGACATTTACCTTCCTCCCAACATCTGGCTTCCTCAAGAGTTTGTAGACCACCTAATAGAAGATAAACCCACTCTTAGAGTTGTATTCATTGGCAATCGTAGACAAAAGTTTAAACACCCAGATATTTGGAACAAAACATGCTCATCAATTGCACTTCTAGTTAATAGAATTTGCGAGCGCGCGGTGGAATGGAAGTACCAAAGGGTAGAATTTTATTCTGGTATGGCGTTAGGGGTAGACACTGCCGTCGCCGAAATCGTCTTGGAGCAGAAAAATAATCCGAATATTGAGGTGATTCTTACCGCCGCCGTGCCATGTACAAACCAGGATGCCAAATGGAAAGAGGGTGACCAGCTCAAATATCACCAACTCCTCTCCCAGGCAAAATGTATCAAATACGTGTCAAACCTCCCTTATCAGGAAGCTGGTTCTTTCAAGTGCCTGGACAACCGCAATAAATGGATGCTATCTCAACTGAAGGGAAAACCAGAACACGATGCGGTAATCGCCATTTGGGACGGGCAACCAGGGGGAACAGCCAACTGTCTAAATAATGCGATGAGACTCGGACACCGCGTATATGATAAATAG